One segment of Castanea sativa cultivar Marrone di Chiusa Pesio chromosome 3, ASM4071231v1 DNA contains the following:
- the LOC142628251 gene encoding trihelix transcription factor GT-1-like isoform X2, with product MYLSEKPRPIDLYKEEGARDMMIEVVSNGGGGGGGGDLGPHHAPQPHPHAHAHSHHQHQQMILGDSSGGDEDHEVEVEVKAPKKRAETWVQDETRSLISLRREMDGLFNTSKSNKHLWEQISSKMREKGFDRSPTMCTDKWRNLLKEFKKAKHQDRGSGSAKMSYYKEIEEILRDRSKNAQYKSPTPPKVDTYMQFSDKGIEDAGISFGPVEATGRPTLNLERRLDHDGHPLAITTADAVAASGVPPWNWRETPGNGGESQSYCGRVISVKWGDYTRRIGIDGSTDAIKEAIRCAFRLRTKRAFWLEDEDQIIRSLDRDMPLGNYMLHLDEEMLNS from the exons ATGTACTTGTCCGAGAAGCCGCGCCCCATAGACTTATACAAAGAAGAAGGTGCACGCGACATGATGATCGAGGTCGTCTCCAatggcggcggcggcggcggcggcggcgacCTGGGACCTCACCACGCTCCTCAACCTCACCCTCACGCTCACGCCCACTCTCACCACCAGCACCAGCAAATGATTCTCGGCGACAGCAGCGGCGGCGACGAGGACCATGAAGTCGAAGTCGAAGTCAAGGCTCCCAAGAAGCGAGCCGAGACGTGGGTCCAAGACGAGACTCGTAGCTTAATCTCTCTGCGAAGAGAAATGGACGGCTTGTTCAACACTTCGAAGTCGAACAAGCACTTGTGGGAGCAGATTTCATCGAAGATGAGAGAAAAAGGGTTCGATCGATCTCCCACTATGTGCACCGACAAGTGGAGGAACTTGCTTAAAGAGTTCAAGAAGGCTAAGCACCAGGATAGAGGCAGTGGGTCTGCTAAGATGTCTTATTACAAAGAGATTGAAGAGATTTTGAGAGATAGGAGTAAGAATGCACAGTACAAGAGCCCCACTCCACCTAAGGTTGATACCTATATGCAATTCTCTGATAAAG GTATTGAGGATGCTGGCATTTCTTTTGGACCAGTGGAAG CTACTGGCAGGCCAACACTCAATCTTGAGAGACGTTTGGATCATGATGGACATCCTCTTGCCATTACCACAGCTGATGCAGTTGCAGCAAGTGGTGTTCCTCCTTGGAATTGGAGAGAAACCCCTGGAAATG GCGGGGAGAGTCAGTCATATTGTGGGAGGGTAATATCAGTCAAGTGGGGTGATTACACTAGAAGGATAGGTATTGATGGCAGCACAGATGCCATCAAGGAGGCAATAAGATGCGCTTTCAGGTTGAGAACCAAACGTGCGTTTTGGTTGGAGGATGAGGATCAGATAATCCGAAGTCTTGACCGGGATATGCCTTTGGGGAATTATATGCTTCATCTTGATGAAG AAATGTTGAACTCCTAA
- the LOC142628251 gene encoding trihelix transcription factor GT-4-like isoform X1 encodes MYLSEKPRPIDLYKEEGARDMMIEVVSNGGGGGGGGDLGPHHAPQPHPHAHAHSHHQHQQMILGDSSGGDEDHEVEVEVKAPKKRAETWVQDETRSLISLRREMDGLFNTSKSNKHLWEQISSKMREKGFDRSPTMCTDKWRNLLKEFKKAKHQDRGSGSAKMSYYKEIEEILRDRSKNAQYKSPTPPKVDTYMQFSDKGIEDAGISFGPVEATGRPTLNLERRLDHDGHPLAITTADAVAASGVPPWNWRETPGNGGESQSYCGRVISVKWGDYTRRIGIDGSTDAIKEAIRCAFRLRTKRAFWLEDEDQIIRSLDRDMPLGNYMLHLDEGLAIKVCLYDESDHIPAMHTEDKIFYTEDDYRNFLSQRGWSCLRELDGYRNIDSMDDLRPGAIYRGGAIYRGES; translated from the exons ATGTACTTGTCCGAGAAGCCGCGCCCCATAGACTTATACAAAGAAGAAGGTGCACGCGACATGATGATCGAGGTCGTCTCCAatggcggcggcggcggcggcggcggcgacCTGGGACCTCACCACGCTCCTCAACCTCACCCTCACGCTCACGCCCACTCTCACCACCAGCACCAGCAAATGATTCTCGGCGACAGCAGCGGCGGCGACGAGGACCATGAAGTCGAAGTCGAAGTCAAGGCTCCCAAGAAGCGAGCCGAGACGTGGGTCCAAGACGAGACTCGTAGCTTAATCTCTCTGCGAAGAGAAATGGACGGCTTGTTCAACACTTCGAAGTCGAACAAGCACTTGTGGGAGCAGATTTCATCGAAGATGAGAGAAAAAGGGTTCGATCGATCTCCCACTATGTGCACCGACAAGTGGAGGAACTTGCTTAAAGAGTTCAAGAAGGCTAAGCACCAGGATAGAGGCAGTGGGTCTGCTAAGATGTCTTATTACAAAGAGATTGAAGAGATTTTGAGAGATAGGAGTAAGAATGCACAGTACAAGAGCCCCACTCCACCTAAGGTTGATACCTATATGCAATTCTCTGATAAAG GTATTGAGGATGCTGGCATTTCTTTTGGACCAGTGGAAG CTACTGGCAGGCCAACACTCAATCTTGAGAGACGTTTGGATCATGATGGACATCCTCTTGCCATTACCACAGCTGATGCAGTTGCAGCAAGTGGTGTTCCTCCTTGGAATTGGAGAGAAACCCCTGGAAATG GCGGGGAGAGTCAGTCATATTGTGGGAGGGTAATATCAGTCAAGTGGGGTGATTACACTAGAAGGATAGGTATTGATGGCAGCACAGATGCCATCAAGGAGGCAATAAGATGCGCTTTCAGGTTGAGAACCAAACGTGCGTTTTGGTTGGAGGATGAGGATCAGATAATCCGAAGTCTTGACCGGGATATGCCTTTGGGGAATTATATGCTTCATCTTGATGAAG GATTAGCCATTAAAGTGTGTCTTTATGATGAGTCCGATCACATACCAGCAATGCATACTGAAGATAAGATTTTTTACACAGAAGATGATTACCGTAATTTTCTGTCTCAACGAGGCTGGTCATGTCTAAGGGAGCTTGATGGGTATCGAAACATTGATAGTATGGATGATCTTCGACCTGGTGCAATATACC
- the LOC142628251 gene encoding trihelix transcription factor GT-1-like isoform X3, protein MYLSEKPRPIDLYKEEGARDMMIEVVSNGGGGGGGGDLGPHHAPQPHPHAHAHSHHQHQQMILGDSSGGDEDHEVEVEVKAPKKRAETWVQDETRSLISLRREMDGLFNTSKSNKHLWEQISSKMREKGFDRSPTMCTDKWRNLLKEFKKAKHQDRGSGSAKMSYYKEIEEILRDRSKNAQYKSPTPPKVDTYMQFSDKGIEDAGISFGPVEATGRPTLNLERRLDHDGHPLAITTADAVAASGVPPWNWRETPGNGLAIKVCLYDESDHIPAMHTEDKIFYTEDDYRNFLSQRGWSCLRELDGYRNIDSMDDLRPGAIYRGGAIYRGES, encoded by the exons ATGTACTTGTCCGAGAAGCCGCGCCCCATAGACTTATACAAAGAAGAAGGTGCACGCGACATGATGATCGAGGTCGTCTCCAatggcggcggcggcggcggcggcggcgacCTGGGACCTCACCACGCTCCTCAACCTCACCCTCACGCTCACGCCCACTCTCACCACCAGCACCAGCAAATGATTCTCGGCGACAGCAGCGGCGGCGACGAGGACCATGAAGTCGAAGTCGAAGTCAAGGCTCCCAAGAAGCGAGCCGAGACGTGGGTCCAAGACGAGACTCGTAGCTTAATCTCTCTGCGAAGAGAAATGGACGGCTTGTTCAACACTTCGAAGTCGAACAAGCACTTGTGGGAGCAGATTTCATCGAAGATGAGAGAAAAAGGGTTCGATCGATCTCCCACTATGTGCACCGACAAGTGGAGGAACTTGCTTAAAGAGTTCAAGAAGGCTAAGCACCAGGATAGAGGCAGTGGGTCTGCTAAGATGTCTTATTACAAAGAGATTGAAGAGATTTTGAGAGATAGGAGTAAGAATGCACAGTACAAGAGCCCCACTCCACCTAAGGTTGATACCTATATGCAATTCTCTGATAAAG GTATTGAGGATGCTGGCATTTCTTTTGGACCAGTGGAAG CTACTGGCAGGCCAACACTCAATCTTGAGAGACGTTTGGATCATGATGGACATCCTCTTGCCATTACCACAGCTGATGCAGTTGCAGCAAGTGGTGTTCCTCCTTGGAATTGGAGAGAAACCCCTGGAAATG GATTAGCCATTAAAGTGTGTCTTTATGATGAGTCCGATCACATACCAGCAATGCATACTGAAGATAAGATTTTTTACACAGAAGATGATTACCGTAATTTTCTGTCTCAACGAGGCTGGTCATGTCTAAGGGAGCTTGATGGGTATCGAAACATTGATAGTATGGATGATCTTCGACCTGGTGCAATATACC